The Caballeronia sp. Lep1P3 genome segment AGCAGACCCGCACGCGCGAGCGCATACGTGCCGGTGCAAAGACTGCCGAGCACGCTGCCCATGCGCGCGAAACGGCGCAAGGCCGACAGATGCGCGGGCGCGGTCGCGCGTTGCACGTCGATACCGCCAACCACGAACACGATGTCGGGCCGGCCGAGACATTCGATCGGTCCCGTATCGACGGATAGCCCGTTGCTCGCCGCGACCGGCCCGCCTTCCGGACTCACCACAGACCATCGATACAACGGCTGACCCGACAGATAGTTCGCCATCCGAAGCACTTCGATGGCGTTGGTGAACGCCATCATCGTGAAGTTGGGAAGCGGCATGAAGGCGAAGTGCGACAGCGACGCTGTGCGATCGGGAGACATGGGGAGCGATTCCTTGGAATCCATTGTTGACGCCGTCCGTTTCGGCGTTGCGCCACGTTGCATTCTGATTTCCAAGGCAACTAGCATGCCATCGGGCGAAACCCTGAGCGCATGATCGGGCGCGCACTAAGGCGGCGTTTAAGCCAAAGCGCGAAGCACTGCGAATGCGCACGACCGTTCCGCCGCAGTGCAGCGCGGCTTCGTCGCAACGCACTACACCGAATGCCGCCAGGCCGCTTGTCGAAAAAGGACGCGCATGTCGGAAAAGGCCAAGAACGCGTCTGAATTCGTAAATCGGCCGGAAGAGGGAACGTCAAGAATAGACGCAACGGAAAGTCGCCGTCATCACTCACCAGACGTCGAATGGGCCGATAAAACGCTCCCCATTCACTGACAAACACGGAGCAACAAGCGATGAGCACTCTGCACGACAACAGCATCATCATCGACGGGCTGAACATCTCGAAGTTCGAGCGCTCCGTGTTCGAAGACATGCGCAAGGGCGGCGTGACCGCGGTGAACTGCACGGTCTCGGTTTGGGAAGACTTTCAGAAGACCGTCGACAACATCGCGCACATGAAGCAGCAGATTCGCGAATACGGCGAGATTCTCACGCTCGTGCGCACGACCGGCGACATTCTTCGCGCGAAGAAGGAGAACAAGACCGGCATCATCTTCGGCTTCCAGAATTCGTATGCGTTCGAGGACAACCTCGGCTATATCGAGGTGTTCAAGGAACTCGGCGTGAACGTCGTCCAGCTTTGCTACAACACGCAAAATCTCGTCGGCACGGGATGCTACGAAGCCGACGGCGGTCTCTCCGGCTATGGCCGCGAAGTGATTCAGGAGATGAACCGCGTCGGCATACTCGTCGATCTCTCGCATGTCGGCGCCAAGACTTCGTCCGATGCCATCGCATGCTCGAAGAAACCCGTCACGTACTCGCATTGCTGTCCTTCGGGGTTGAAGGAGCATCCGCGTAACAAGACCGACGAGCAACTGAGGGAGATCGTCGAAGCAAACGGCTTCGTCGGCGTGACGATGTTCGCGCCGTTTCTGAAGCGCGGCCCGGACGCGACCGTCGAGGATTATCTCGAAGCCATCGACTATGTGATCGATGTCGTCGGGGAAGATTGCGTGGGCATCGGCACGGACTTTACGCAAGGCTACAGCACCGAGTTCTTCGACTGGATCACGCACGACAAGGGACGTTATCGCCGGTTGACGGACTTCGGCAAGGTCGTGAATCCCGAAGGAATCCGAACGATTGGCGAGTTCCCGAACCTGACCGCCGCGATGCAGCGCGCAGGCTGGAGCGAGCCGCGCATCAGGAAGGTGATGGGCGAAAACTGGCTGCGCGTATTCGGTGAGGTCTGGGACGTCTGAACCTAAAACAACAGGAACCCGCGATGCAACCGCAACTGCCTATCGACGTCGATCCGCAAACCGGCGTCTGGACCACCGACGCGCTGCCGATGCTCTACGTGCCGCGTCATTTCTTCACGAACAATCATGTCGCCGTCGAAGAAGCGCTCGGCCGCGACGCCTATGCCGAGATTCTCTACAAAGCGGGCTACAAGTCCGCTTATCACTGGTGCGAGAAAGAAGCGAAGCAGCACGGCATTAACGGCATGGCCGTGTTCGAGCACTATCTCACGCGTCTTTCGCAGCGCGGATGGGGCCTCTTCCACATCGTCGAGGCCGACCCGTCCACGTCGCATGCGCGCATTCAGTTGCATCACTCGTCGTTCGTGCTCGCGCAGCCGGGCAAGGCGGGCAAGCTCTGCTACATGTTCGCGGGATGGTTCGCGGGCGCGATGGACTGGGTGAACGACGCATCCGGCGATCACGCGACGACGGGACCACGTTCGCGCTCGCGCGAATCGCAATGCGCCGCCGAAGGCTGTACGTGCTGCATATTCGAGGTATCGCCGCTTGTAGCGTAGTTCGCGTCAATTCATCCCGAGGCCGACCGCAATGCGTTACCCGAACCTTTTCAAGCCGCTCACGCTGAACACGCTGACCTTGCGCAATCGCATCGTCAGCACGGCGCATGCGGAGGTGTATGCGGAGCCGGGCGGCTTGCCGGGCGACCGCTACGTTCGCTATTACGAAGAAAAGGCGAAGGGCGGCGTGGGCCTCGCCATATGCGGCGGATCGAGCCCCGTCTCCATCGATAGTCCGCAAGGCTGGTGGAAGTCGGTGAATCTCTCCACCGACAAGGTGATCGATCCGCTCGCGCGTCTCGCCGAAGCGATGCATCGTCATGGCGCGAAAATCATGATCCAGGCGACGCATATGGGCCGCCGCTCGGCGTGGCATGGCGAGAACTGGCCGCACCTGATGACGCCGTCCGGCGTGCGTGAGCCGGTGCATCGCGGCAACGCGAAGATCATCGAAGTCGAAGAGATTCGGCGCATCATCGGGGACTTCGCAGCGGCCGCCAGGCGCGTGAAGGACGCGGGCATGGACGGCATCGAGATTTCAGCAGCGCATCAGCATCTCATCGATCAGTTCTGGAGTCCGCGCACGAACTTTCGCGCCGATGAATGGGGCGGCTCGCTTGCGAACCGCCTGCGGTTCGGCACTGAAGTGCTGAAGGCCGTGCGCGAAGCGGTCGGCGCTGATTTTTGCGTGGGCTTGCGCATGTGCGGCGACGAGTTCCATGAAGACGGCCTCGATCACGAGCAACTGAAAGAGATCGCGCACGCGATGGCGGAGACGGGCCTCATCGATTACATCGGCGTGATCGGCTCGGGCGCGGATACGCATAACACGCTCGCCAACTGCATGCCGCCGATGGCGTTGCCGCCCGAGCCTTTCGTGCATCTCGCGGCGGGCATCAAGTCGGTCGTCAAGCTGCCGATCATGCATGCGCAGAGCATTCGCGATGCGGGGCAAGCGGAGCGTCTGCTTGCCAACGGCATGGTCGATCTCGTCGGCATGACGCGCGCGCAGATAGCGGACCCGCACATGGTCATCAAGATTCGCGATGGCCGCGAGGACGAGATCAAGCAATGCGTCGGCGCGAACTATTGCATCGACCGTCAGTACAGCGGGCTCGACGTGTTGTGCGTGCAGAACGCGGCGACATCGCGTGAAGCGACGATGCCGCATGTCATCGAAAAGACGCGTGGGCAGAAGCGCCGCGTCGTGGTCGTGGGCGCGGGACCGGCGGGGCTGGAAGCGGCGCGCGTGGCGAGATCGCGCGGTCATGACGTCGTGCTCTTCGAGAAGAACGAGTATGTCGGCGGGCAGATCATGCTGGCCGCGAAGGCGCCGCAACGCGAGCAGATGGCGGGCATCGTTCGCTGGTTCGATATGGAAACGAAGCGCCTCGGCGTGGATCGCCGTCTCGGTGTGGCCGCCGACGACAGAACGATCATGGCGGAGAAGCCGGACATCGTCGTGCTCGCGACGGGCGGCTCCGCGTTCACGCATCAGGTGCCTGCGTGGGGCGTCGACGATGGACTTGCCGTGAGTGCATGGGACGTGCTCTCGGGCAAGGTCGAGCCGCGCAAGAACGTGCTCGTCTATGACGGCGTGAGCACGCATGCAGGCGCTGGCGTCGCGGACTACATCGCGTCGCGTGGATCGAACGTCGAGATCGTGACGCCTGACGTGAAGGTCGCCGACGACGTCGGGGGCACCACGTTCCCCATCTTTTATCGGCGTCTGTATGCGCACGGCGTCGTTCATACGCCGAACTACTGGCTCGACAAGGTGTACGAGGAGAACGGCAAAAAGATCGCCGTGCTGCGCAACGAGTACACCGAAGAGCAGGAAGAGCGCGCGGTGGATCAGGTGGTGATCGAACATGGCAGTACACCTAACGATGCGCTCTACTGGAAGCTGAAGCCCGAGTCGATCAATCGCGGGCAAGTGGACGTTCACACGCTTTTCGCGGCAGAGGCGCAGCCGTGCCTGAGCGAGGAGCTCGGCAATGGACGCTTCCTGCTTTTTCGCGTGGGCGACTGCATCTCGATGCACAACATCCACGGCGCAATCTACGACGCGCTGCGTCTTTGCAAGGACTTTTGACGAGGGCATTGCACGATGAACCCCGTGTTTGTCATCACTCTCTTGTTGTGGATTTCGGTCGCGGGTCTCGCCTTCGCGATCATGAAGCGCGCCGCATACTGGCGCGTCGGACGCGCGACGGCTGCGGGCGCGTATGGATGGGGCAATCTGCTAACCATTCCGAAGCGCTATTTCGTGGACCTGCATCACGTCGTCGCGCGCGATCCGTATATCGCGAAGACGCACGTTGCGACCGCTGGCGGCGCGATCCTCGCGATGGCGCTCGTCTTTCTGAACTACGGTCTCGCGCTCTACTCGCCGTGGATCGACAAGCTGATCTTCCTCGCGGCGCTCGTGATGCTCGTCGGCGCGGCGTTCGTGTATCGGCGCCGGCACGGTGCGAAGGAAGTGCCCGCACGTCTTTCGCGCGGACCGTGGGACAGCTTGCCTCTGTTGCTCGGCTCGTTCGCGCTCGGCCTTGCGCTCTTCATGCTGCTGCCCGCATCGTGGATGTCGGGCGCGCTCGCGATCGTCGTCGCGTTGATGATTGCGGCGGGCGCGTACACGATGACCTTTGGCGCGGCGCGCGGCGGCCCCATGAAGCACGCGATGGCCGGTCTCCTTCATCTCGCGTTTCATCCGCGCCAGGAGCGTTTCAAGCCGGATCGTGAACATGATGTCGTGCCGCCCACCGCGCTCAAGCAGCCGGTTCTCGACGCGAAGGAATACGGCGTCGGCAAGCCCGTCGAGTTTCGCTGGAATCAGTTGTTGAGCTTCGATGCGTGCGTGCAATGCGGCAAGTGCGAAGCGGCGTGCCCCGCGTTCGCATCGGGGCAACCGCTCAACCCGAAGAAGCTGATTCAGGATCTCGTGACCGGCATGGTCGGCGGCACGGACGCGGCTTATGCGGGCAGTCCCACGCCGGGCATCCGGGTCGGCAAACATGCGGGCGCGCCTGACAAGCCGCTCATCGCGAGCATGATCGAAGCCGACACCATCTGGTCGTGCACCACGTGCCGCGCTTGCGTTGAAGAGTGCCCGATGCTGATCGAGCATGTCGATGCCATCGTCGATATGCGGCGCAACCAGACGCTCGTGGAAGGCGCGGTGCCGGGCAAAGGTCCGCTCACGCTTGCGAATCTGCGTGAGACCGGCAGCATGAACGGCTACGACATCGCTGCGCGTTACGACTGGTCCGTGGACCTGCAAGTGCAGCTCGCGCAGCCGGGCCGTCATGTAGACGTGCTGTTGATCGCGGGCGAAGGCGCGTTCGACATGCGCTATCAACGCACGCTGCGCGCATTCGTGAAGGTGCTGAACAAGGCGGGCGTCGATTACGCTGTGCTCGGCGGCGTGGAAACCGATACGGGCGACACCGCGCGACGCCTCGGCGACGAAGCCACGTTCCAGCAGTGCGCGGCGAGGCTCATACAGACGCTTTCGCAATACACGTTCACGCGCATCGTGACGACGGACCCGCATGTGCTGCATAGCCTGCGCAACGAATATCGCGCGCTCGGCGGCTTCTACGAGGTGCAGCATCACACCGCGTTCATGGCCGAACTCGTCGCGAACGGCAAGCTCGCACCGAAGGCCGCCGCCGCGTTCGCGCAAAGAAAGATCACGTATCACGATCCCTGCTATCTCGGCCGATACAACGGCGAAACAGAAGCGCCGCGCAAGATGCTGAAGACGATCGGCATCGAGGTGATCGAGATGGAGCGTCATGGCATGCGTGCGCGTTGCTGTGGCGGCGGTGGCGGTGCGCCCTTGACCGACATTCCCGGCAAAGAGCGCATTCCCGACATACGCATCGCGGATGCGAAGTCGGTCGGTGCGGACGTCGTCGCCGTGGGATGCCCGCAATGCACGGCGATGCTCGAAGGCGTCGTCGGTCAGCGTCCCGAAGTGCTGGACATCGCCGAACTCGTTGCAGCCGCGCTGGAGTGACACGATGACCCACGACATCAGACGTATCGATCCTCGTCGGCCGTTCATCGTGACGGCGCAAGGGCTCAAACGCATTACGCTCGGTGAAATAGGCAATGGCGTAGTAATGGACTTCGCGCATGCCGTGCATCAACTCGAAGCGAAGCCTCGCCGCACGACTAGACTTGCGCGTCGCACGTTGCTCGTCGCGGCGCACACGGATCGCGGCGCGCTCGACGATCACGCGCGTCAGGCGCTGGCCGCCGCCGCACTGCTTGCGGACGAGGAGACCGAAGTCGCGCTGCTCGCCTTCGGCGCCTTGAGCGACGACGCGGCATCGCTCGGTGCGGACCGCTATATCGAACTGGACGCGTTCGATGCACGCCGCTACGCACCCGACGAAGAACTCATCGCGCTCTCGGCTTGCGTCGCGGCGTTCGCGCCCGCGCATATCTTCATGCCCGACAACGCGTCCGGCGACGGCGATCTCGGCCGGCGCTACGCGGCGCGCGCCGATGCGAGCATCGCGACGCACGTTGTCGAACTCGAGGCAACGCATGTCGCTTCGTATGCGGACGCGGGCCGTGCGTGGGCATCGCGCGCGTTGCCCGATGTGATTCTGCTCGCGCCGAACGCCGTGGATGCGAAGCTGCCTTTCGTCGGCGGCGGGGAGCGCGTGAAGAGCGAAGGCATCGTGCCGGCATCGATGGGAAGCGCGTATGCCGATCTCGGCATCGAGGAAATGGACGCCGCGCAAGTCGCGCTCGAAGAAGCGGACTTCATCGTATCGGCGGGCAATGGCGTCACCGATATTCCCGCGTTCGAAGCGCTCGCGACTACGCTCGGCGCCGCGATCGGCGCGAGCCGCGTCGCCGTGGACGACGGCAGGTTCACGCGCGACAAGCAGATCGGCGCGACGGGC includes the following:
- a CDS encoding (Fe-S)-binding protein, giving the protein MNPVFVITLLLWISVAGLAFAIMKRAAYWRVGRATAAGAYGWGNLLTIPKRYFVDLHHVVARDPYIAKTHVATAGGAILAMALVFLNYGLALYSPWIDKLIFLAALVMLVGAAFVYRRRHGAKEVPARLSRGPWDSLPLLLGSFALGLALFMLLPASWMSGALAIVVALMIAAGAYTMTFGAARGGPMKHAMAGLLHLAFHPRQERFKPDREHDVVPPTALKQPVLDAKEYGVGKPVEFRWNQLLSFDACVQCGKCEAACPAFASGQPLNPKKLIQDLVTGMVGGTDAAYAGSPTPGIRVGKHAGAPDKPLIASMIEADTIWSCTTCRACVEECPMLIEHVDAIVDMRRNQTLVEGAVPGKGPLTLANLRETGSMNGYDIAARYDWSVDLQVQLAQPGRHVDVLLIAGEGAFDMRYQRTLRAFVKVLNKAGVDYAVLGGVETDTGDTARRLGDEATFQQCAARLIQTLSQYTFTRIVTTDPHVLHSLRNEYRALGGFYEVQHHTAFMAELVANGKLAPKAAAAFAQRKITYHDPCYLGRYNGETEAPRKMLKTIGIEVIEMERHGMRARCCGGGGGAPLTDIPGKERIPDIRIADAKSVGADVVAVGCPQCTAMLEGVVGQRPEVLDIAELVAAALE
- a CDS encoding NADH:flavin oxidoreductase, with product MRYPNLFKPLTLNTLTLRNRIVSTAHAEVYAEPGGLPGDRYVRYYEEKAKGGVGLAICGGSSPVSIDSPQGWWKSVNLSTDKVIDPLARLAEAMHRHGAKIMIQATHMGRRSAWHGENWPHLMTPSGVREPVHRGNAKIIEVEEIRRIIGDFAAAARRVKDAGMDGIEISAAHQHLIDQFWSPRTNFRADEWGGSLANRLRFGTEVLKAVREAVGADFCVGLRMCGDEFHEDGLDHEQLKEIAHAMAETGLIDYIGVIGSGADTHNTLANCMPPMALPPEPFVHLAAGIKSVVKLPIMHAQSIRDAGQAERLLANGMVDLVGMTRAQIADPHMVIKIRDGREDEIKQCVGANYCIDRQYSGLDVLCVQNAATSREATMPHVIEKTRGQKRRVVVVGAGPAGLEAARVARSRGHDVVLFEKNEYVGGQIMLAAKAPQREQMAGIVRWFDMETKRLGVDRRLGVAADDRTIMAEKPDIVVLATGGSAFTHQVPAWGVDDGLAVSAWDVLSGKVEPRKNVLVYDGVSTHAGAGVADYIASRGSNVEIVTPDVKVADDVGGTTFPIFYRRLYAHGVVHTPNYWLDKVYEENGKKIAVLRNEYTEEQEERAVDQVVIEHGSTPNDALYWKLKPESINRGQVDVHTLFAAEAQPCLSEELGNGRFLLFRVGDCISMHNIHGAIYDALRLCKDF
- a CDS encoding DUF5943 domain-containing protein, whose protein sequence is MQPQLPIDVDPQTGVWTTDALPMLYVPRHFFTNNHVAVEEALGRDAYAEILYKAGYKSAYHWCEKEAKQHGINGMAVFEHYLTRLSQRGWGLFHIVEADPSTSHARIQLHHSSFVLAQPGKAGKLCYMFAGWFAGAMDWVNDASGDHATTGPRSRSRESQCAAEGCTCCIFEVSPLVA
- a CDS encoding electron transfer flavoprotein subunit alpha/FixB family protein, whose translation is MTHDIRRIDPRRPFIVTAQGLKRITLGEIGNGVVMDFAHAVHQLEAKPRRTTRLARRTLLVAAHTDRGALDDHARQALAAAALLADEETEVALLAFGALSDDAASLGADRYIELDAFDARRYAPDEELIALSACVAAFAPAHIFMPDNASGDGDLGRRYAARADASIATHVVELEATHVASYADAGRAWASRALPDVILLAPNAVDAKLPFVGGGERVKSEGIVPASMGSAYADLGIEEMDAAQVALEEADFIVSAGNGVTDIPAFEALATTLGAAIGASRVAVDDGRFTRDKQIGATGKTVGASVVIAFGISGAVQHLQGIKDCRHVIAVNLDASAPIAKRANLTVVADTQETIKALTDAAAAARASRANGASIVEKALSEGALA
- a CDS encoding dipeptidase produces the protein MSTLHDNSIIIDGLNISKFERSVFEDMRKGGVTAVNCTVSVWEDFQKTVDNIAHMKQQIREYGEILTLVRTTGDILRAKKENKTGIIFGFQNSYAFEDNLGYIEVFKELGVNVVQLCYNTQNLVGTGCYEADGGLSGYGREVIQEMNRVGILVDLSHVGAKTSSDAIACSKKPVTYSHCCPSGLKEHPRNKTDEQLREIVEANGFVGVTMFAPFLKRGPDATVEDYLEAIDYVIDVVGEDCVGIGTDFTQGYSTEFFDWITHDKGRYRRLTDFGKVVNPEGIRTIGEFPNLTAAMQRAGWSEPRIRKVMGENWLRVFGEVWDV